A genome region from Frankineae bacterium MT45 includes the following:
- a CDS encoding DNA-binding transcriptional regulator, MarR family yields MVAIVRESIRDLVSGDHTTRKTTEGSELNMTDTFPDVRHAPERAGLDAGPDRAGLDASLASVRALRDLMLVGEQFRQATAEHFGVGVTETIAISYLSAEGPLTPRQLSQRLGLTPSSVTSVLDRLETAGMAERARHATDRRQITITITPYGQSAMTWTQLHLEKALRELGTERLPDTSGILGELAVHLAAQTAVVRLA; encoded by the coding sequence TTGGTCGCGATTGTTCGGGAGTCGATCCGCGACCTGGTGTCTGGGGACCACACCACACGGAAGACCACGGAAGGTTCCGAACTAAACATGACAGATACGTTCCCCGACGTCCGCCATGCGCCAGAACGAGCCGGCCTTGACGCTGGACCTGATCGCGCGGGCCTCGATGCCTCCCTCGCCTCAGTGCGGGCGCTGCGTGACCTGATGCTCGTCGGAGAGCAGTTTCGCCAGGCCACAGCGGAGCATTTCGGGGTTGGCGTCACCGAGACGATCGCCATCTCCTACCTCTCTGCTGAGGGGCCGCTCACGCCGCGACAGCTGTCGCAGCGCCTCGGCCTCACCCCGAGCAGCGTCACCTCGGTGCTGGATCGACTGGAGACGGCCGGCATGGCCGAGCGGGCCCGTCACGCCACCGACCGCCGACAGATCACCATCACCATCACCCCCTACGGCCAGTCCGCGATGACCTGGACTCAGTTGCACCTCGAGAAGGCACTTCGGGAACTGGGCACCGAGCGACTCCCAGACACGTCGGGAATTCTCGGCGAACTGGCGGTCCATCTGGCGGCCCAGACCGCCGTCGTCCGACTGGCCTGA
- a CDS encoding GTP-binding protein — protein MAFRSDIRNVAIVAHVDHGKTTLVDAMLWQSGAFTAHQADTGDVNERVMDSNDLEREKGITILAKNTAVDYVSPSGEKVVINIIDTPGHADFGGEVERGLSMVDGVVLLVDASEGPLPQTRFVLRKALAAKMPVILVINKVDRPDARIAEVVDETYELFLDLDADEKQIEFPIIYASGKAGRASLKRPEDGTMPEAADLQALFTTMLESIPAPSYDEGASLQAHVTNLDASPYLGRLALCRVHNGEIRKGQQVAWCRSDGSVERVKITELLMTHALERRPAEVAGPGDIIAIAGIPDITIGETLADPDNPQPLPVITIDEPSISMTIGINTSPLAGSSGKKLTARQVLDRLNAELIGNVSIRVLPTERPDTWEVQGRGELQLAILVEIMRRESFEITVGKPQVVTRLVDGKVHEPMERLTIDIPSEYQGVVIQLMALRKGRLEQMVDHGTGWIRMEYLVPARGLIGFRTEFLTETRGTGLLHHIHDSYEAWAGEIRTRPSGSLVADRKGVTTGFALANLQDRGVMFVGPTTDVYEGMIVGENSRSDDMDVNPTKEKKLTNMRQSSGDVLVPLIPHRVLSLEQALEFCRDDECVEVTPDQVRIRKVILAAQEREKYRSRNKKAKA, from the coding sequence ATGGCTTTCCGTAGTGACATCAGAAACGTTGCCATCGTCGCGCACGTCGACCATGGCAAGACCACCCTCGTCGACGCGATGCTGTGGCAGTCCGGTGCGTTCACCGCGCACCAGGCCGACACCGGTGACGTCAACGAGCGAGTCATGGACTCCAACGACCTCGAGCGCGAGAAGGGGATCACGATTCTGGCCAAGAACACGGCCGTCGACTACGTGAGCCCGAGCGGCGAGAAGGTCGTCATCAACATCATCGACACCCCCGGGCACGCCGACTTCGGTGGCGAGGTCGAGCGTGGTCTCTCCATGGTCGACGGCGTCGTGCTGCTCGTCGACGCCTCCGAGGGGCCGCTGCCGCAGACCCGCTTCGTGCTGCGCAAGGCGCTGGCCGCGAAGATGCCGGTCATCCTGGTCATCAACAAGGTTGACCGTCCGGACGCCCGGATCGCTGAGGTTGTCGACGAGACGTACGAGCTCTTCCTCGACCTCGACGCCGACGAGAAGCAGATCGAGTTCCCGATCATCTACGCGTCGGGCAAGGCCGGCCGCGCGTCGCTCAAGCGCCCCGAAGACGGCACCATGCCCGAGGCGGCCGACCTGCAGGCCCTCTTCACCACGATGCTCGAGTCGATTCCGGCCCCGTCCTATGACGAGGGTGCCTCGCTGCAGGCGCACGTCACCAACCTCGACGCGTCGCCGTACCTCGGCCGTCTCGCCCTCTGCCGCGTGCACAACGGCGAGATCCGCAAGGGCCAGCAGGTTGCCTGGTGCCGCTCCGACGGCAGCGTCGAGCGGGTCAAGATCACCGAGCTGCTGATGACGCACGCGCTTGAGCGCCGTCCGGCCGAGGTCGCCGGCCCCGGTGACATCATCGCCATCGCCGGCATCCCGGACATCACCATCGGCGAGACGCTGGCCGACCCGGACAACCCGCAGCCGCTGCCGGTCATCACCATCGACGAGCCGTCGATCTCGATGACGATCGGCATCAACACCTCGCCGCTGGCCGGAAGTTCAGGGAAGAAGCTCACCGCCCGTCAGGTCCTGGACCGTCTGAACGCCGAACTGATCGGTAACGTCTCGATCCGCGTGCTCCCCACCGAGCGCCCGGACACCTGGGAGGTCCAGGGACGTGGCGAGCTGCAGCTGGCCATCCTGGTCGAGATCATGCGCCGGGAGAGTTTCGAGATCACCGTGGGCAAGCCGCAGGTGGTTACCCGGCTGGTCGACGGCAAGGTGCACGAGCCGATGGAGCGCCTGACCATCGACATCCCGTCCGAGTACCAGGGTGTCGTCATCCAGCTGATGGCCCTGCGCAAGGGGCGGCTTGAGCAGATGGTCGACCACGGCACCGGCTGGATCCGGATGGAGTACCTCGTCCCGGCCCGTGGCCTGATCGGTTTCCGAACCGAGTTCCTCACCGAGACCCGGGGCACCGGCCTGCTGCACCACATCCACGACAGCTACGAGGCGTGGGCCGGCGAGATCCGTACCCGCCCGTCCGGCTCGCTCGTCGCCGACCGCAAGGGCGTCACCACCGGGTTCGCGCTGGCCAACCTGCAGGACCGTGGCGTCATGTTCGTCGGCCCGACCACTGACGTTTACGAGGGCATGATCGTCGGCGAGAACTCGCGTTCGGACGACATGGACGTCAACCCGACGAAGGAGAAGAAGCTCACGAACATGCGCCAGTCCTCTGGTGACGTGCTCGTGCCGCTCATCCCGCACCGGGTGCTCTCGCTGGAGCAGGCGCTCGAGTTCTGCCGTGACGACGAGTGCGTCGAGGTAACGCCGGACCAGGTCCGGATCCGCAAGGTCATCCTTGCCGCCCAGGAGCGGGAGAAGTACCGCAGCCGCAACAAGAAGGCCAAGGCCTAA
- a CDS encoding Predicted amidohydrolase, translating into MKIAAIQHDIVWQDGPATRKSLEPLIASAAASGARLVALTEMYATGFSMDPDRVAEDEGGANEQFLLDQAREHGVWIVGSIAQRGEDGKARNVAVLADPNGNTHRYIKIHPFSYAGEDKHYAAGTEFCTVEVEDLRVTLFICYDLRFGDEFWQLAIQTDLYVVVANWPSVRREHWRALLQARAIENQAYVLGVNRIGRAGKDDHVGDSAIIDPLGQRLTEATGIETVLMADVTAERVAEVRARFPFLADRRTPAN; encoded by the coding sequence GTGAAAATTGCGGCGATCCAACATGACATTGTCTGGCAGGACGGGCCGGCGACGCGCAAGAGCCTCGAGCCGTTGATCGCCTCCGCTGCGGCGAGCGGTGCCCGACTGGTGGCGCTGACCGAGATGTACGCGACCGGGTTCTCGATGGACCCGGACCGCGTCGCCGAGGACGAGGGTGGGGCCAACGAGCAGTTTCTCCTCGACCAGGCTCGTGAGCACGGCGTGTGGATTGTCGGCTCAATTGCCCAGCGCGGCGAAGATGGAAAAGCGCGCAATGTCGCCGTCCTAGCCGATCCGAATGGAAACACTCACCGTTACATAAAGATTCATCCGTTCAGCTATGCCGGTGAGGATAAGCATTACGCCGCCGGTACCGAGTTCTGCACGGTCGAGGTCGAAGATCTCCGCGTCACGCTATTCATCTGCTACGACCTGAGGTTCGGTGACGAGTTCTGGCAACTCGCCATCCAGACCGACCTCTACGTCGTCGTGGCGAACTGGCCATCGGTTCGGCGGGAGCACTGGCGGGCGCTGCTACAGGCCCGAGCTATCGAGAATCAGGCTTATGTTCTCGGCGTAAACCGCATCGGTCGGGCCGGGAAAGATGACCACGTTGGGGACAGCGCGATCATCGATCCGCTCGGTCAGCGACTGACCGAAGCTACTGGAATCGAGACGGTCCTCATGGCTGACGTGACCGCCGAACGGGTGGCCGAGGTGCGCGCTCGTTTCCCGTTCCTGGCCGATCGTCGAACCCCCGCGAACTGA
- a CDS encoding Superfamily II DNA and RNA helicase → MSRSASTQAHNSHAARSRPAGSGAGQHNSSTGRGSHSRPSSRSSRPARGGATRPRSLWDDLPVQVVPTDNLPGFAELGLPKSLITALDRAGIATPFPIQAATIPDIIAGRDLLGRAATGAGKTLAFGLPLIARLEGSASRPHRPRGLVLVPTRELAMQVTDSIAPLAASRQLSVRLVAGGLPINKQINSLERGVDVLVATPGRLIDLIERRSCDLSEVEVTVLDEADHMADLGFLPVVRRLLDMTPSNGQRLLFSATLDGDVATLVENYLTNPSVHALSTAEASVDTMSHHVFRVNQAEKFDVTAAIGAREGRTIMFVRTKHGADRLSKQLGRVGVASGVLHGGRSQGQRTRALDAFKDGSVPVLVATDVAARGIHVDDVSLVLHVDPPADSKDYLHRSGRTARAGTSGVVVSLTTSADERAVRKLMVDAGVRPDQRDVTPTDAAMADVAGAKAPSGVAIVERANASRGNGGGRGAGRPGERYARASARSGGSRNSSGGGRTGGARAGRSGAAAGSTEGSGRPARHPQHAERRPRRDRSGA, encoded by the coding sequence ATGTCCCGTTCCGCCTCAACTCAGGCCCACAACTCGCACGCTGCCCGTAGCCGTCCGGCTGGCTCCGGCGCCGGTCAGCACAACTCGTCAACCGGTCGCGGCAGCCACTCGCGCCCCTCCTCCCGCTCCTCGCGCCCGGCCCGCGGCGGCGCCACGCGTCCCCGTTCGCTCTGGGACGATCTGCCGGTTCAGGTCGTGCCGACCGACAACCTCCCCGGCTTCGCCGAACTGGGTCTGCCGAAGTCCCTCATCACCGCCCTCGACCGGGCGGGAATCGCCACCCCGTTCCCGATCCAGGCCGCGACCATTCCCGACATCATCGCCGGACGCGACCTTCTAGGGCGTGCCGCCACCGGTGCCGGCAAGACGCTGGCCTTCGGCCTCCCGCTGATCGCGCGTCTGGAAGGTTCGGCCAGCCGCCCGCACCGCCCCCGTGGCCTGGTGCTGGTCCCCACCCGCGAGCTCGCGATGCAGGTGACTGACTCGATCGCTCCGCTGGCCGCATCCCGTCAGCTCAGCGTCCGCCTGGTCGCCGGTGGCCTGCCCATCAACAAGCAGATCAACTCGCTGGAGCGGGGCGTCGACGTCCTGGTCGCCACCCCCGGGCGCCTCATCGACCTGATCGAGCGACGCTCCTGCGATCTCTCCGAGGTCGAAGTGACTGTCCTGGACGAGGCCGACCACATGGCCGACCTCGGGTTCCTGCCGGTGGTCCGGCGCCTGCTCGACATGACGCCGAGCAACGGACAGCGACTGCTCTTCTCAGCGACCCTCGACGGAGACGTCGCCACGCTGGTCGAGAACTACCTGACCAACCCGTCGGTGCACGCGCTCAGCACGGCCGAGGCATCGGTCGACACGATGAGCCACCACGTCTTCCGGGTCAACCAGGCCGAGAAGTTCGACGTCACGGCCGCCATCGGCGCCCGCGAGGGTCGCACCATCATGTTCGTGCGCACCAAGCACGGTGCGGATCGCCTCTCCAAGCAGCTCGGCCGGGTTGGCGTCGCCTCCGGCGTGCTGCACGGTGGTCGCAGCCAGGGTCAGCGCACCCGGGCACTCGACGCGTTCAAGGACGGCAGCGTCCCGGTGCTCGTCGCCACCGACGTCGCCGCCCGCGGCATCCACGTCGACGATGTTTCCCTCGTCCTGCACGTCGACCCGCCGGCCGACAGCAAGGACTACCTGCACCGCTCCGGACGCACCGCCCGGGCCGGCACCAGCGGTGTCGTCGTCTCGCTCACGACGTCGGCCGACGAGCGGGCCGTGCGCAAACTGATGGTGGACGCCGGTGTGCGCCCCGATCAGCGTGACGTCACCCCGACCGACGCGGCGATGGCCGACGTCGCCGGTGCCAAGGCGCCGAGTGGTGTCGCGATCGTCGAGCGGGCGAACGCCTCCCGAGGCAACGGCGGAGGCCGCGGTGCGGGACGTCCGGGCGAGCGGTATGCCCGGGCCAGTGCGCGCTCCGGCGGATCGCGCAACAGCAGCGGCGGCGGCCGTACCGGGGGAGCCCGTGCCGGTCGTAGCGGAGCCGCAGCCGGTTCCACCGAAGGCAGCGGCCGTCCGGCCCGTCACCCCCAACATGCAGAACGGCGACCCCGCCGCGACCGGAGTGGAGCGTAA
- a CDS encoding Kynurenine formamidase codes for MHVGRVVDLSVPIDANTQLYPGDPPVRFSRAATIEPDGFNLLSIEMGSQSGTNCDAPYHFLASGASIDELDLRLFTGRGVIIDVLGRGDRTAITRTDVAPYLDDFTPGAIALFHTGWPEFYGTSRYLDHPYLSLEACQDLLDRGVKTFCLDTMSIDETPDANHPGDGFPVHRLIAEAGGVVVENLRALDEIDFEPLITVFPLRLTGADGAPARAVAIELRP; via the coding sequence ATGCACGTTGGCCGGGTGGTCGATCTATCGGTGCCGATCGATGCGAATACCCAGCTCTACCCGGGTGATCCGCCGGTCAGGTTCTCCAGGGCGGCGACCATCGAACCTGACGGATTCAATCTCCTCAGCATCGAGATGGGTTCACAGAGCGGGACGAACTGCGACGCGCCGTACCACTTCCTTGCGTCCGGAGCGAGCATTGACGAGCTGGACCTGCGTCTGTTCACCGGTCGGGGCGTCATCATCGACGTCCTCGGAAGGGGCGACCGCACCGCGATCACCCGAACCGATGTCGCGCCTTACCTCGACGACTTCACGCCCGGCGCCATCGCCCTGTTCCATACCGGATGGCCTGAATTTTACGGAACATCGCGCTACCTCGATCATCCTTACCTGAGCCTCGAGGCCTGCCAGGACCTCCTCGACCGTGGCGTCAAGACGTTCTGCCTCGACACGATGAGCATCGACGAGACGCCGGATGCGAACCATCCGGGCGATGGATTCCCGGTACATCGGCTGATCGCCGAGGCCGGCGGCGTCGTCGTGGAGAACCTGCGCGCACTGGACGAGATCGACTTTGAGCCGCTGATCACAGTCTTTCCGCTCCGACTCACCGGGGCCGACGGTGCGCCGGCCCGAGCCGTGGCCATCGAGTTGCGGCCGTGA
- a CDS encoding Lysophospholipase L1 codes for MTKRSAALIVAVSCAALLVSGCTSANRELPHSSSPKAFTTRLVAFGHSYVVGVGASSLSRSWPVIAAAGACRALVNYAHSGDRVAQTEAIVDQQAPTLLPSDVVAIQIGINDVRSTGPDPVAVADYQARLGSILRTLKGHRVLLVEADPLPVTPTMAAWANGSPATLASYNKAMEAAAAQADTSPAAQVTLVRAPASWNPAADIAADQLHPNDAGHALIAASVDHALNAAGIRCS; via the coding sequence GTGACGAAGCGATCAGCTGCCCTGATCGTTGCCGTCAGTTGCGCGGCGCTGCTGGTCAGCGGGTGCACCTCCGCGAACCGTGAACTACCGCATTCGAGTTCGCCGAAGGCCTTCACCACTCGCCTGGTTGCGTTCGGGCACTCCTACGTCGTCGGGGTCGGGGCGAGTTCACTCTCCAGAAGCTGGCCGGTGATCGCGGCGGCGGGCGCCTGCCGTGCCCTCGTGAACTACGCGCACAGCGGGGATCGGGTCGCGCAGACTGAGGCGATCGTCGACCAGCAGGCGCCCACGCTCCTCCCGAGCGACGTGGTGGCCATCCAGATCGGAATCAACGACGTCCGCAGCACCGGCCCCGACCCGGTGGCCGTCGCTGACTATCAGGCCCGGTTGGGGAGCATCCTCCGTACTTTAAAGGGCCATCGGGTGCTCCTGGTCGAGGCCGACCCGTTGCCGGTGACGCCCACGATGGCCGCTTGGGCCAACGGGAGCCCGGCGACGCTTGCCAGCTACAACAAGGCGATGGAGGCGGCAGCCGCTCAGGCGGACACCTCGCCGGCGGCCCAGGTCACTCTGGTCAGGGCGCCGGCCAGCTGGAACCCGGCCGCCGACATCGCCGCCGATCAGCTTCACCCCAACGACGCCGGCCATGCACTCATCGCCGCTTCGGTGGATCACGCCCTGAACGCTGCCGGAATCCGCTGTAGCTAA
- a CDS encoding N-succinyldiaminopimelate aminotransferase (manually curated), producing the protein MTGSGPLVERMSGFGTTIFAEMSALALSTGSINLGQGFPDSDGPAEVLQAAVEAITTGQNQYPPGIGVPVLRQAIAAHQRRFYGQLVDADTQVLVTAGATEAIAATILALVEPGDEVVMFEPYYDSYAACVALAGGVRRVVTLQRDGPRWGFDEAELRAAITSKTKLILLNTPHNPTGKVFNRDELATIAEIALEHDLLVVADEVYEHLTFDALPHTPIATLPGMADRTVTISSAGKTFSVTGWKIGWLVATPELVNAVKTVKQFLTYVNGAPFQSAIAVGLALPDATYDEVRGRLQAQRDLLCDALTKLGMDVIRPQATYFATVDIAADALRFCRELPVKHGVVAIPSGVFYDSDAGSRYVRFAFCKRPEVLAEAIERLAGPWTSTEPARRIS; encoded by the coding sequence GTGACTGGCAGCGGGCCGTTGGTTGAGCGCATGTCGGGCTTCGGCACGACCATTTTCGCTGAGATGTCGGCCCTTGCTCTCAGCACCGGCAGCATCAACCTCGGGCAGGGTTTCCCGGACAGCGATGGCCCGGCCGAGGTCCTGCAGGCCGCGGTCGAGGCGATCACCACGGGCCAGAACCAGTACCCGCCCGGCATCGGTGTTCCCGTCCTCCGGCAGGCGATCGCCGCCCATCAGCGGCGCTTCTACGGCCAGCTAGTCGATGCCGATACCCAGGTGCTCGTCACTGCCGGGGCCACCGAAGCGATCGCCGCCACCATCTTGGCCCTCGTCGAACCGGGCGACGAGGTGGTGATGTTCGAGCCCTACTACGACTCCTACGCCGCGTGTGTCGCCCTGGCCGGCGGAGTGCGCCGGGTCGTCACGCTGCAGCGGGACGGGCCGCGCTGGGGATTCGACGAGGCTGAATTGCGCGCGGCCATCACCAGCAAAACAAAGCTGATTCTGCTCAATACTCCGCACAATCCAACCGGCAAGGTATTCAATCGCGACGAGTTGGCAACCATCGCAGAGATCGCCCTGGAACATGACCTGCTCGTCGTCGCCGATGAGGTCTACGAGCACCTCACCTTCGATGCTCTTCCGCATACTCCGATCGCAACCCTTCCCGGAATGGCTGACCGCACGGTGACGATCTCCAGTGCCGGTAAGACATTCAGCGTCACCGGCTGGAAGATCGGGTGGCTCGTCGCCACCCCGGAATTGGTAAATGCGGTCAAGACGGTGAAGCAGTTTCTGACCTACGTCAACGGCGCTCCCTTCCAGTCGGCGATCGCGGTCGGCTTGGCGCTGCCCGACGCCACCTACGACGAGGTGCGAGGTCGCCTGCAGGCGCAGCGCGATCTGCTCTGCGACGCCCTGACCAAGCTGGGGATGGACGTCATCCGGCCGCAGGCGACGTACTTCGCCACCGTCGACATCGCCGCGGACGCCCTCCGATTCTGTCGCGAATTGCCTGTAAAACATGGAGTGGTTGCGATTCCCAGCGGTGTCTTCTACGACTCCGATGCCGGGAGCCGATACGTCCGCTTCGCCTTCTGCAAGCGACCCGAGGTCCTGGCGGAGGCGATCGAGAGGCTCGCCGGCCCATGGACCTCCACCGAACCAGCAAGGAGAATCTCGTGA
- a CDS encoding Transcriptional regulator, AbiEi antitoxin, Type IV TA system yields MRPIPDVSAAQHGVFTTVQALEAGWSRTALARAVQRGDLIRIRRGAFAPAVRLASVSPAERNRRLCTLVAAALLTMPSAVASHGSAALLAGLPMLRTPSQPCITIAPGRGGSFEGLHVHRARLVTDDLLAMPANESVETASAAHSLRRTSVGRTICDIARECGRDAAVVVADAAVHANPGDRSHIASCLERSAGWPWVRRATDLLDLVDGRAESPLESMSRLRISDLGLPPPIPQAVLRNAHGLFLARVDFFWPQFGVVGEADGFEKYADAPMAALRAEKLRQERLEQVGLIVVRWGWPEVNRLATLQRRLVDAFGRGQQNAASRRGWVSQHRAG; encoded by the coding sequence ATGCGACCAATCCCTGATGTGAGCGCCGCTCAGCATGGAGTCTTCACCACGGTCCAGGCTCTCGAGGCGGGATGGAGCAGGACAGCGCTCGCGCGGGCCGTTCAACGCGGTGACCTCATAAGAATTCGTCGCGGCGCCTTCGCTCCAGCCGTCCGGCTAGCCAGTGTCTCGCCCGCCGAACGGAATCGCCGGCTCTGCACGCTGGTCGCGGCCGCGCTGCTCACGATGCCTTCGGCCGTCGCGAGTCATGGGAGCGCAGCCCTTCTCGCCGGACTTCCCATGCTGCGCACACCCTCGCAGCCATGCATAACGATCGCACCTGGCAGAGGCGGGTCCTTCGAGGGGCTACACGTGCATCGGGCCCGGCTTGTCACCGACGACCTACTAGCGATGCCAGCCAACGAGTCGGTGGAGACCGCATCGGCGGCACACTCGCTCAGGCGCACCAGTGTCGGCCGGACGATCTGCGACATCGCCCGGGAGTGCGGGCGGGATGCCGCAGTTGTTGTTGCCGATGCGGCAGTACACGCGAATCCCGGGGACCGATCGCATATCGCTTCGTGCCTGGAGCGGTCCGCAGGTTGGCCTTGGGTCCGGCGGGCCACCGATCTGCTCGACCTGGTAGACGGGCGTGCCGAGTCCCCGCTCGAGTCGATGAGCCGGCTGAGGATAAGCGATCTCGGACTTCCGCCACCGATACCGCAAGCGGTGCTGAGGAATGCGCACGGGCTGTTTCTAGCCCGAGTTGACTTCTTCTGGCCGCAGTTCGGCGTCGTCGGCGAGGCAGACGGCTTTGAGAAGTACGCGGACGCACCCATGGCCGCGCTGCGAGCTGAGAAGCTGCGTCAGGAACGTCTCGAGCAGGTCGGACTCATCGTGGTCCGCTGGGGCTGGCCCGAAGTCAACCGGTTGGCCACCCTACAGCGAAGACTCGTCGATGCGTTCGGACGAGGCCAACAGAACGCGGCCAGCCGTCGGGGTTGGGTCTCCCAGCACCGCGCCGGCTAG
- a CDS encoding peptide/nickel transport system permease protein, translated as MSVPLDSLETDVEFEGLLEVEADGIVGRSPGQIARSRLRHDKVSMIAFSIVVFTFVLAIAAPFLNALGITDPYAFHNDLVGGLGSMPLGKAGGISLAHPFGVEPGTGRDVFSRVLTGVSLSLLIATMATLMSLVIGVILGVISGYMGRGTDYVVGRTMELVLCFPQTLMLLALSPVLKPRITEMGVPSGTATDVVYLIFVLGFFGWPYIARIIRGQVLSMRNREFVEASRSLGASRRRIWTKELIPNLWAPIIVFVSLTLPLNISAEAALSYLGVGIQPPTPSLGSILNNSVNYYDADPAFFYIPGAVLVIIVLSFNLFGDGLRDALDPKSSR; from the coding sequence ATGTCGGTGCCGCTGGATAGCCTTGAGACAGATGTAGAGTTCGAGGGTCTGCTCGAGGTTGAGGCAGATGGGATCGTCGGTCGCTCCCCAGGGCAGATCGCGAGGTCGCGTCTTCGCCACGACAAGGTGTCGATGATTGCGTTCAGCATCGTCGTCTTCACCTTCGTGCTGGCGATCGCAGCACCCTTCCTCAATGCCCTCGGCATCACCGACCCCTACGCCTTCCACAACGACCTCGTCGGCGGTCTCGGATCCATGCCGCTCGGTAAGGCCGGCGGTATCTCGCTTGCTCACCCGTTCGGCGTTGAGCCCGGCACTGGGCGCGATGTCTTCTCACGTGTGCTGACCGGTGTCAGCCTCTCGCTGCTGATCGCCACCATGGCAACCCTGATGAGCCTCGTCATCGGTGTGATTCTCGGCGTCATCTCCGGCTACATGGGGCGTGGCACCGACTACGTGGTTGGCCGGACGATGGAGCTGGTCCTCTGCTTCCCGCAGACGTTGATGCTGCTGGCCCTCTCGCCGGTGCTCAAGCCACGGATCACCGAGATGGGCGTCCCCTCCGGCACCGCCACCGACGTGGTTTACCTGATCTTCGTGCTCGGCTTCTTCGGCTGGCCCTATATCGCCCGCATCATCCGCGGCCAGGTGTTGAGCATGCGTAACCGGGAGTTCGTCGAGGCCTCCCGCAGTCTGGGCGCGAGCCGGCGGCGCATCTGGACGAAGGAGCTCATCCCGAACCTGTGGGCCCCGATCATCGTCTTCGTGTCGCTGACCCTGCCTCTCAACATCTCCGCCGAGGCGGCGCTCTCCTACCTCGGAGTCGGCATCCAGCCGCCCACGCCGAGCCTCGGCAGCATCCTCAACAACTCCGTCAACTATTACGACGCAGATCCCGCATTCTTCTACATCCCAGGCGCCGTACTCGTCATCATCGTGTTGTCTTTCAACCTTTTTGGCGACGGCCTCAGAGACGCATTGGACCCCAAGTCCTCGCGATAG